The genomic segment ATGACGAATACTATCGTGAATTTCGTGCCTCCGGCATTCTGACCCACTACGCCTACGTGCGCAAGAGCAACTATCTCTTGCCGGGCATGCTGGTTCCGTTGCTGCACGATGCCATCAATGGGCGCAGCCTGGTTGATCCCGAAATCGAAGATCGCGTGCAGGAGGTGCGAGACCTGGATGAACAATCTCCTCGCGCTCTGCTGGAGCCGAATGAACTGCGCGTGGCCGAACTGGTGGCGCAGGGCATGACCAACGAGCAGATCGCGGCGCGCCTGAACCTGCATGATAAACGCGCCGTGAGCCGCACGAATGGACGCATTTACGCAGCCTGGGGCCTGAGCGATAGCGCCGTCGACGACAAAGTGGCCAGGGCGCGCGCAACCCTTATCTATACGCTCAATCGTATGATTATATGGGATGAAAATGGCGAAGCACTTGTGCAGGATCGCCGCGGCGATTGGGTCCCACTGTATAAAGAGGAATAAGTTCCATGGCGTTCTCGACCTTTCTCGAACCCATCCACCTGCTCCAGTCCATCGCGCTGGCGCTCTCGATCTTCAACATGGCAACCTTCCTCTGGCTGGCGCTGACCGTCTGGCTCAATGGTGACCGCAAGGCGATTATCACGCGTATGGGCGTTGTTGGTCTTGGGCTGTCGGCCCTGTTTTTCTTCGTCCAGGCGCTGCTGATCACCAGCACACCCGCGGAAAGGCCAGAACTGATCTCGCAGGAATTTTTATGGCACCTTATCTGGCTGCCTGCCATCGGCGTTCCCTATCTCTGGTTCGCCATTGGCCTGTACTATGCCGCGCTCATCAACGAGGGTTGGCGCAGGCGCCGCCCACCGATGCTTATAGCGGCAGGCGCGCTTGGCTGTATCGTCTTTTTGCTGCTCGTACTGAATGCATCGACGTTCACTTTTAGCGGTACAATCAATATATTCAGCGTTGGCGCTCAATTCGTTGTGCCGCCCGGTACCCCGGTCTTGCCCGTTATAGTGATTCCGATCCTCTTTCTAGTCTACGTCACCTTCTGTGCCGTCGGTCCATGGTTTACCTTCCGCCGCATTGGTCGCCTGCTGCGTGTGCTATGGTATATCGGCGGACAACACCTGAGCAATGCGTTTCACAGGAAAAGTGAGGTAGCGGTAAGCACTGCTCCGAAATTAGGGCGTGCCCTCGTAGATGCATTCTGGAATGATCCCACCAATGTTGAAATGCTGGAAGAGCCTGCTCTCTCCTGGCACCTGGCACGCCCCGGATTATTAGCAGCTGCCCTGCTGATGGCCGGACTGACTACGACACTGGTGATACTGGTGATTCAATCGCTCGATAACTGGCTGGGCTATGAACGCCTGCATACATTTGGTCGCTCGGCTTCACAAGTGTTTCACGCGACTGTCAGCGTACTGGGGCCAGAGAGCATTCTTCCTTATAACCTGATCGTACTCGATCTGCTGGCCACCGGGGCGGTCGCGGTTATTATCCTGCTGCTGGGGTACTCGGTTGTGCGTCATGGCATCCTGATTGAACGTCCCCTGGCCCGGCGTGGCTTCCTCCAGCAATGGCGCGGCATCGTCATTGTTCTCACGACCGTGGCAATTTTTATCGCGCTGCTCGTCAACTTCACAAATAGCGATCTTGGGGGACTGCTGCTGATTACACTGCTCGCGACCGTGGCTTACGCGCTCTTCACATGGAGCAGCTATACCGCCCATGATCGTTTTATCGCCCTGCTGCGCCCATTTGTGCGCAGTTCAGGCCTGCGCCACTGGCTGAATACGGACCTGCAGAAGACGGAACAGGATTTGAAGAATATCTTCTACCACCTCTGTCACGATGTGCTGGCCGTAGAATGCGCCTACCTCAATGTGATGGCCGGCACGGTGAGGCGAAGTTTCAGCTATCGCTGGCCTGCGAACGCAATCATGGATTTTAAAAATGTAACCAGGATAGAAGGGACGGAGGCCGATTCATCGCGCCCAGCGCCGATTCATCGGCCCGCCGGTCGGACGCCCAAACGCATACAATTTATGCTGCGTGACCGGCCCATGATCTGCTGGGTCTTGCCGATTTACGACGAACGCGGCCTCGTCGCCACGCTCTATCTTGGCCCGCGAGAAGATGGCGCGGCTTTCACCGACGAGGATATGAGTATCGCTCAAACGTGCGGGCAACGCATACTCGATGCCCTCGGCGACCATGAAGCCATGCAGGCCGTCACTGGTCTGTTGCGCCGCCGCATCGTCGATGTGAAATTACTGGACGCACAGCAGCGCCGTTTGCTGCACGATGAAATTCTGCCACAGATGCACCTGGCCCTGCTGCGCCTGGAAACGCTACGCGCGCTTCCTTCGGAAGGACAAAAAGCGCAAGAAAGTATGCTGAACGAGCGTAGTAGTTCCTCAAACGGGCATAATAGCTACGCGGCTACACAGGTAAGCGAGACCGCGGCCTTGAACGAGGCGATAGAAATGATCAGCGATGCGCACCGCCGCCTGGCAGCGATGATGCGCGCCAGCGCTCCCAGCGCGCCGCATCACCTGGAACGCGATGGCCTGATGCAGGCGATCCATGCCATGCTCGAACAGGATTTTCAGAACGCCTTCGACGAGGTTGAATGGCAAGTATCCGATGAAACCGCGGCCTACATTGATGAGGTGACGCCGCCTGCTATCGCCGAGTTGATCTTTGCCGCCGTGCAAGAGGTGCTGCGCAACGCTGCCCGCCACGCACGGGGGGCTGACGTGCATCGCCGCCTGCGCCTGCTGCTCAAGGCCTCCTGGAACCCCGAGGATTCCTCTCTAGAAATAATCGTGGCTGATGATGGTGTTGGTATCGCTTCCGCCAGCAGTTCGACCACCGGCACAGGTGGCGGGCTGCTGACACATAGCGCTTTGCTCGCGATAGCGGGTGGCAAGTTGATGATAAAGAGCGCCCCTGATGAGGGTGTTACAGTGCGGATTGTGCTGCCTGGGGAGGCGCTGCGGTGATAACTGATAACTCACTGCTTCATAAATATATATTGCTTTTTATGAGATGAGCTTCTTCTCAGCAACCGGCACATTGCTTTATGCAGCAGCATTTTTCATCCTATAAAGAGTCTTCATCTTCAAATTGTATGTCTTGCAAAAATTACTTTATCTCGCCTACAATAGATAAGGATGACCCCTTCAGAACCAAACCTTGCCTGGATGCATACAGGATTATACCAACGATGACCCTTGCTTATTAGAGCGAAATGAATATTTTAGCTCCGGTAGAAGCGACATCTCGTCACTGCTAAATCGTTACAGGGAAGTAGGAGTATTAGCTATATGGTGACTATTTTACTCGCAGACCCGCGCGAATTGCAGCGAAAAGGGTTACGCAGACTCTTCGAAACAGTTCCACTTGTGAAATACATTGAAGCAACTACTATCCAGGGGATAAAGCAAGTCCTTGTCTCTTATCCAATCGACCTTGTGGTCATTCATCAATCGTTAATCACAGCTATCAAACTGCTTCCAAAGGATCATTTCGTGATTATGGCAGAACGGCTGGACATTGATCTTTTAAATATTGCACGAAGGTATGGAGCTAGAGGGTATCTTCAGGAGAACCTTTCGCTAGAAGTTCTGCAACTGCTTCTAAGGATTGCTCAGCGAGAAGGGGAGAAAAGCTTCTTTCTCGATCCAGGCCTGGTACCAGATCTGCTCGATGCTCTTCCTGAAGATTATTCTCCCGCTGTTGATCTTCACGAGTTGACATCTACCGAGCGTAAGATACTCTACCTTTTGCATGATGACCTGGAATATTCTGAGATTGCGAAGCGACTTTCGGTTGCTGAAAGCACCGTCAGGTACCATGTGCATCACATTACAAACAAATTGGGGATGAGGCGGGAGCAATTGATGCGCCTTAAGTTGCCAAAGAACCAACAAAAGGGTGAGGGTTGATTGCATACGAGAACGGTATATTCAGAATTTCGCAGGTTGCTTGCTCAACAAAGACCAACAAAAAACCAACGTTTGTTGATGGGAAAAAGTGGAGGTGGAGAGTATACTTGATAGTGGATAAATTGATCGTAGATACATGGCAAAAGTCTTGGGAAACCAAGGTTGTTACCTTGCATCAGTAGTCGGCTAGACCGTTATATCTGAAATTGCCAGCTACAGGAGTTCCTCTGGCTCTAGCTTACAGCATCATTTTCTTATTTCTTGAGTAAGAGGTGGGGACTATGCAGTATCTGATTGTGATCGCACAAACTGCTCTTGGACTGGTATTTCTCACTTCAGCAGGAGCAAAGGTTCGGCTTTCTCGGACTCTCTTACAAGCTATCCAGCAATATGGGTTGGGGCTTATCGGCCCAAAACTAGCCTATGTCGTAGCACGCTTATTATTGGTATTCGAGCTTCTACTAGGACTCTTGCTAGTTAGCGGCTTCTGGCCTGAGTTTGCGGCTATTGGAGCCTCGGGTATACTACTTATTTTCACCATTACTATGGTAATCAATCTCATCCAGGGTCACCGTTTTCATTGCCATTGTTTTGGTGCAGCAAGTGCTGAGATTGGCATAGGCTCTCTAAGTCGCAATATTCTCCTGATTATTATTAGCCTGCTCTTGGCTACCCATTCTCCCTGGATTCCCTCAGCAATACAGCCACTTCATATAGGTGCCGGTTCTTTGTTTTATCTAAATATACTTGCTCTCATCCTTGTTAGCAGTAATATATACATGCTGCTCTTGATCATTGGTGAAATCGATATTCTGTTCCGTATTCCTAAGACCGAATAAAGCGACTAATAGATATGGAAAAATGGGAAGCAGCACTTTCTCTGGTTTTTCACCTTGAGCAAGAGTTTAGAAGACTATAATAGATAGAAAGGAGTATACATGTCAGGATTGTGGCTAGTCACATTTCTTGTCCAATGGGTCATTGTTCTCGTACTGCTGGTCCTGGTAGCCGGTATCTTGAGATACCTAGCTTCTGTTGAGGAGCGATGGAATTTAATAGCACCTCCTGTTTCTTCATATGAACTGGGGCAGAGGATCGAAAATTTTGCCTTGCCGGATATGACTGGTCAGTTGATCCATAGTGAGGATCTGCTTCGACGGTCTAATGGGGCAGTCTTTCTATTTGTTAGCACTTCCTGCTCTGCCTGTGAGGCTCTGCTAGCGCAAGTATCGGAAATAGCTACACGCCCGAATGGATTATTGAAAAAATCCCTGGTAGTCGTTGTACTCGGAGTTACAGGTAACTTAGAGCAGCTTTTAGTATCCTATCCCAGTCTAAGTAACGAAAAAATCGTAGTCCTAACTGATCCAGATGGAATTGCGCTACGTCAATTCGGTATCACAGCAGTCCCCTTGGGCCTCGCCCTGGACCGTGAGAGCCGGCTTGTCCATCAAACGCACAATCCCCATGTTACCAAATGGCTCTATGTGCGACTGGATGTGACTCCACCAACGGAGCCAATTTCTTCTGGCCGTACCAGCCTGATTGTTCCTGCAGCCTATCGGAGTCACTGAGCAAAAAATCCAGGTCCCGGAAGTGCATTTGAAAGGAGTGCTGAAAGATGACAAATGATAGTGAGGATCTGAACTTCATTAGCCGTTCCACACGCTTTTTTATGCATCAGGTATCCCGGCGAGGTTTCTTAAGGACTGTTGGAGCTACCTCGCTCATCCTGATCAGCCCTGTATTTGGCCCCAGTAGGCTTCTCTCACCTGGACGCCCTACTTCTCCCAACGCCTGTCCCCCGGATGTTTGTCCAGGTCCCGCATTTGGGATTTGTAGCTGCGAATTTAGCGCCTGCACAAGTGGCGGGAAGAAATGTACCTGCGTTTGTCCTTCTTTCTGTGGTGATTGCGACCCAACCTCGGTGATGGCCGAATGTAGCTGGCAGTGGGTATTGAATCAATGCTTCTTCTCTTGCAGGTGTTTACCATGTTAGCAATT from the Ktedonobacteraceae bacterium genome contains:
- a CDS encoding response regulator transcription factor; protein product: MAVIKLLVVDDHGPLRKALKEGLQATGAVQVLGEAATGQEALARALELDIDAILMDVQLQDPQLGKKAMSGVAAAVAIRRERPRMPVVFYSIQDDDEYYREFRASGILTHYAYVRKSNYLLPGMLVPLLHDAINGRSLVDPEIEDRVQEVRDLDEQSPRALLEPNELRVAELVAQGMTNEQIAARLNLHDKRAVSRTNGRIYAAWGLSDSAVDDKVARARATLIYTLNRMIIWDENGEALVQDRRGDWVPLYKEE
- a CDS encoding ATP-binding protein, yielding MAFSTFLEPIHLLQSIALALSIFNMATFLWLALTVWLNGDRKAIITRMGVVGLGLSALFFFVQALLITSTPAERPELISQEFLWHLIWLPAIGVPYLWFAIGLYYAALINEGWRRRRPPMLIAAGALGCIVFLLLVLNASTFTFSGTINIFSVGAQFVVPPGTPVLPVIVIPILFLVYVTFCAVGPWFTFRRIGRLLRVLWYIGGQHLSNAFHRKSEVAVSTAPKLGRALVDAFWNDPTNVEMLEEPALSWHLARPGLLAAALLMAGLTTTLVILVIQSLDNWLGYERLHTFGRSASQVFHATVSVLGPESILPYNLIVLDLLATGAVAVIILLLGYSVVRHGILIERPLARRGFLQQWRGIVIVLTTVAIFIALLVNFTNSDLGGLLLITLLATVAYALFTWSSYTAHDRFIALLRPFVRSSGLRHWLNTDLQKTEQDLKNIFYHLCHDVLAVECAYLNVMAGTVRRSFSYRWPANAIMDFKNVTRIEGTEADSSRPAPIHRPAGRTPKRIQFMLRDRPMICWVLPIYDERGLVATLYLGPREDGAAFTDEDMSIAQTCGQRILDALGDHEAMQAVTGLLRRRIVDVKLLDAQQRRLLHDEILPQMHLALLRLETLRALPSEGQKAQESMLNERSSSSNGHNSYAATQVSETAALNEAIEMISDAHRRLAAMMRASAPSAPHHLERDGLMQAIHAMLEQDFQNAFDEVEWQVSDETAAYIDEVTPPAIAELIFAAVQEVLRNAARHARGADVHRRLRLLLKASWNPEDSSLEIIVADDGVGIASASSSTTGTGGGLLTHSALLAIAGGKLMIKSAPDEGVTVRIVLPGEALR
- a CDS encoding LuxR C-terminal-related transcriptional regulator, translated to MVTILLADPRELQRKGLRRLFETVPLVKYIEATTIQGIKQVLVSYPIDLVVIHQSLITAIKLLPKDHFVIMAERLDIDLLNIARRYGARGYLQENLSLEVLQLLLRIAQREGEKSFFLDPGLVPDLLDALPEDYSPAVDLHELTSTERKILYLLHDDLEYSEIAKRLSVAESTVRYHVHHITNKLGMRREQLMRLKLPKNQQKGEG
- a CDS encoding MauE/DoxX family redox-associated membrane protein yields the protein MQYLIVIAQTALGLVFLTSAGAKVRLSRTLLQAIQQYGLGLIGPKLAYVVARLLLVFELLLGLLLVSGFWPEFAAIGASGILLIFTITMVINLIQGHRFHCHCFGAASAEIGIGSLSRNILLIIISLLLATHSPWIPSAIQPLHIGAGSLFYLNILALILVSSNIYMLLLIIGEIDILFRIPKTE